Proteins from one Halovivax limisalsi genomic window:
- the pyrF gene encoding orotidine-5'-phosphate decarboxylase → MNFFDRLHDRIVTVDSVVSVGLDPDPSRLPDHLQDHDLPRWAFNRRIIDATHEHAAVFKPNAAFYEDPDGFRALEETIAYARGNGVPVLLDAKRADIGNTTRQYAELLNPDSPGPSADAITVNPYMGRDSLQPFLANEEAGVFVLCRTSNPGGADLQALELETGEPLYERVAALADLWNENDNVGLVVGATAPEELEALREQVPDLPFLVPGIGAQGGDAEAAVEHGLADGVGLVNSSRGIIFAGEDAGTDFDAAAGHAAKRLKERLNRYREA, encoded by the coding sequence ATGAACTTCTTCGACCGGTTGCACGACCGGATCGTCACGGTCGACAGCGTCGTCTCGGTCGGTCTCGATCCCGACCCGTCGCGGCTCCCGGATCACCTGCAGGATCACGACCTCCCGCGGTGGGCGTTCAACCGGCGAATCATCGACGCGACGCACGAACACGCGGCCGTCTTCAAACCCAACGCGGCCTTCTACGAGGATCCGGACGGGTTTCGCGCGCTGGAGGAGACGATAGCGTACGCCCGCGGCAACGGCGTGCCCGTCCTGCTCGACGCCAAGCGAGCCGATATCGGCAACACGACGCGCCAGTACGCCGAACTGCTGAACCCGGACTCGCCCGGGCCGTCGGCCGACGCCATCACCGTCAACCCCTACATGGGCCGGGACTCGCTGCAACCGTTCCTCGCCAACGAGGAGGCTGGCGTCTTCGTCCTCTGTCGCACCTCGAACCCCGGCGGGGCGGACCTCCAGGCCCTCGAACTCGAAACCGGCGAACCCCTCTACGAGCGGGTGGCCGCCCTGGCCGACCTGTGGAACGAGAACGACAACGTGGGGCTCGTCGTCGGCGCGACCGCGCCCGAGGAACTCGAAGCGCTTCGCGAGCAGGTACCCGACCTGCCGTTCCTCGTCCCCGGGATCGGTGCACAGGGCGGCGACGCCGAAGCCGCCGTCGAGCACGGCCTGGCCGACGGCGTCGGCCTCGTCAACTCCTCGCGCGGGATCATCTTCGCGGGCGAGGATGCCGGGACGGACTTCGACGCCGCTGCCGGGCACGCGGCGAAGCGACTGAAAGAGCGGCTGAACCGGTATCGCGAGGCGTAG
- a CDS encoding GTPBP1 family GTP-binding protein: MSRDRALLQRALDRGEEDGGSVEFKERLTREVHLSEGRRESLAAQLRHRVLSGDGEATYVVGVTDDGGLAGIAPEAFSESMDVLSLLAEEADAHIEDVETWGVDGTLDGTGTRAATDSAAPTDDNGLVGVATIRDGAVLETDDEHVVIGTAGHVDHGKSTLVGSLVTGRADDGEGGTRAFLDVKPHEVERGLSADLSYAVYGFDDEGPVRVRNPNRKQDRAAVVEAADRLVSFVDTVGHEPWLRTTIRGLVGQKLDYGLLVVAADDGPTRVTREHLGVLLATELPTIVAITKADAVSDERVAEVEREVERLLRDVEKSPLSVARAGVDAAVEEIGERVVPIVRTSAVTMDGMATLDELFDRLPKTSTEDGDFRMYVDRSYAVTGVGAVASGTIKSGEVEAGDELLVGPMADGRFREVEVRSIEMHYHRVDQARSGRIVGIALKGIKESALERGMVLLPADADPEPVREFEAEVMVLNHPTRIGEGYEPVVHLETIGEAAAFYPDDGRLLPGDTGRTRVRFKFRPYLVEPGQKFVFREGRSKGVGTVTDVSPIE; encoded by the coding sequence ATGTCCCGTGACCGGGCCCTGTTGCAGCGGGCCCTGGACCGTGGCGAGGAAGACGGCGGCAGCGTCGAATTCAAGGAGCGGCTCACCCGCGAGGTCCACCTCTCGGAGGGCCGACGCGAGAGTCTGGCCGCGCAGCTGCGCCACCGCGTCCTCTCGGGCGACGGCGAGGCGACGTACGTCGTCGGCGTGACGGACGACGGCGGCCTCGCGGGCATCGCCCCCGAGGCGTTCTCCGAGTCGATGGACGTCCTCTCCCTGCTGGCCGAGGAGGCCGACGCTCACATCGAGGACGTCGAGACGTGGGGCGTCGATGGCACGCTCGACGGTACCGGAACCCGGGCAGCGACCGATTCGGCGGCTCCCACCGACGACAACGGGCTCGTCGGCGTCGCGACGATTCGCGACGGCGCCGTCCTCGAGACCGACGACGAACACGTCGTGATCGGCACGGCGGGCCACGTCGACCACGGTAAGTCGACGCTCGTCGGCTCGCTCGTCACCGGCCGGGCCGACGACGGCGAGGGCGGAACGCGGGCGTTCCTCGACGTCAAGCCCCACGAGGTCGAGCGCGGCCTCTCGGCCGACCTCTCCTACGCGGTCTACGGCTTCGACGACGAGGGCCCGGTCCGCGTCCGGAATCCGAATCGCAAGCAGGATCGCGCCGCGGTCGTCGAGGCCGCGGACCGGCTCGTCTCCTTCGTCGACACGGTCGGGCACGAACCCTGGTTGCGCACGACGATCCGCGGCCTCGTCGGCCAGAAGCTCGACTACGGATTGCTCGTCGTCGCCGCCGACGACGGACCGACGCGCGTCACGCGCGAGCACCTGGGCGTCCTGCTGGCGACGGAACTGCCGACCATCGTCGCGATCACGAAGGCCGACGCCGTCTCCGACGAGCGGGTCGCCGAGGTCGAACGCGAAGTCGAGCGACTGCTGCGCGACGTCGAGAAATCGCCGCTCTCTGTCGCGCGCGCCGGCGTCGACGCCGCCGTCGAGGAGATCGGCGAGCGGGTCGTCCCGATCGTGCGCACGAGCGCCGTCACGATGGACGGGATGGCAACGCTCGACGAGCTCTTCGACCGACTGCCGAAGACCTCGACCGAGGACGGCGACTTCCGGATGTACGTCGACCGCAGCTACGCCGTCACCGGCGTCGGCGCGGTCGCCTCGGGGACGATCAAGTCCGGCGAGGTCGAAGCCGGCGACGAACTGCTCGTCGGACCGATGGCCGACGGCCGGTTCCGCGAGGTCGAGGTGCGCTCGATCGAGATGCACTATCACCGCGTCGACCAGGCCCGGTCGGGCCGCATCGTCGGCATCGCGCTGAAAGGCATCAAGGAGTCGGCCCTGGAGCGCGGGATGGTCCTCCTCCCGGCCGACGCCGACCCCGAGCCCGTCCGCGAGTTCGAGGCCGAGGTGATGGTGCTCAACCACCCGACCCGCATCGGCGAGGGCTACGAACCCGTCGTCCACCTGGAGACGATCGGCGAGGCCGCCGCCTTCTACCCCGACGACGGCCGACTGCTGCCGGGCGATACGGGCCGGACCCGGGTCCGATTCAAGTTCCGTCCGTACCTCGTCGAGCCGGGCCAGAAGTTCGTCTTCCGCGAGGGTCGCAGCAAGGGCGTCGGCACGGTGACCGACGTCTCGCCGATCGAGTGA
- the mch gene encoding methenyltetrahydromethanopterin cyclohydrolase, whose amino-acid sequence MEKLNRMAIELVDEALEYAEELNVGAFELDAGTTVLDFGLDFPGGMEAGLLCTEIQTAGLATIQRDLGRLGDATIPYVELSTDQPARALLGSQKAGWELATDDFEGLGSGPARALVAEEDIYQRMGYTEHFDLTALVVETDAEPTEAAADQVAAFADVTPESVFLVAFPTASVVGSVTNAARAAEMATYQLCEVGYDPLDIVSASGRAPVPPVPDDEETAIARTTDAVAYGGRVHLVVDEPFDRFDEIPSSASAEYGRPFAEIYGDRDWSFEEVPADLFGPATVTVDVIGGETHTFGDVDEDLLVESFDL is encoded by the coding sequence ATGGAGAAACTGAACCGGATGGCGATCGAGCTGGTCGACGAGGCCCTCGAGTACGCCGAGGAGCTCAACGTCGGCGCGTTCGAGCTCGACGCCGGGACGACCGTCCTCGACTTCGGACTGGACTTTCCCGGCGGGATGGAAGCCGGACTGCTGTGTACGGAGATCCAGACGGCCGGGCTCGCGACCATCCAGCGCGACCTCGGACGGCTCGGCGACGCGACGATACCCTACGTCGAACTCTCGACCGACCAGCCCGCCCGCGCCCTGCTCGGCTCACAGAAGGCCGGCTGGGAACTCGCGACCGACGACTTCGAGGGCCTTGGCAGCGGCCCCGCTCGGGCGCTGGTCGCCGAGGAGGACATCTACCAGCGGATGGGCTACACCGAACACTTCGACCTCACCGCGCTGGTCGTCGAGACCGACGCGGAGCCGACCGAGGCCGCCGCGGACCAGGTGGCCGCCTTCGCGGACGTCACGCCCGAAAGCGTCTTCCTCGTCGCGTTCCCGACCGCCAGCGTCGTCGGAAGCGTCACCAACGCCGCCCGCGCCGCGGAGATGGCAACCTACCAGCTCTGCGAAGTGGGATACGATCCGCTGGATATCGTCTCCGCGAGCGGGCGCGCACCCGTGCCACCCGTTCCGGACGACGAGGAGACGGCCATCGCGCGGACGACCGACGCCGTCGCCTACGGCGGCCGGGTCCACCTCGTCGTCGACGAACCGTTCGACCGCTTCGACGAGATTCCTTCGAGCGCGAGCGCGGAGTACGGCCGACCGTTCGCCGAGATATACGGCGACCGTGACTGGTCCTTCGAGGAGGTTCCCGCGGACCTGTTCGGCCCCGCCACCGTCACCGTCGACGTGATCGGCGGCGAGACGCACACCTTCGGCGACGTGGACGAAGACCTCCTGGTCGAGTCGTTTGATCTCTAA
- a CDS encoding metal-dependent hydrolase, with the protein MTTLVHTPRMIASAPDVWTFPTGKTFSTCASTASEDPQSTIRRDVDRSDAMVDIMGHVAFGLLFALPAWFVWDDRASVAFVGLAVVASLVPDIDLWLRRVFPGAIHHHGVTHTVLFVTVASLVVGAVLTGLLGEQVDDWIGGEQFDASSLFVFSTLGFLAGGLSHLVADILSAPDISTPIEPLWPVVSEPVGIDLIWYNAAWINVGFLSVMVGVHIVLASVTTPVDHRYRLRPGERR; encoded by the coding sequence GTGACGACGCTCGTTCACACGCCGCGGATGATCGCGAGCGCGCCGGACGTCTGGACGTTCCCGACGGGCAAGACGTTCTCGACGTGCGCGTCGACCGCCTCGGAGGACCCACAAAGTACTATCCGGAGAGATGTGGACCGTTCGGACGCGATGGTAGACATAATGGGCCACGTCGCGTTCGGACTCCTGTTCGCCCTGCCGGCGTGGTTCGTCTGGGACGACAGAGCGAGCGTCGCATTCGTCGGCCTGGCGGTCGTCGCATCGCTCGTTCCGGATATCGATCTGTGGCTCAGGAGGGTATTTCCCGGCGCGATTCACCACCACGGGGTGACTCACACCGTGTTGTTCGTGACGGTAGCGAGTCTGGTCGTCGGCGCGGTGCTGACCGGACTGCTCGGCGAGCAGGTAGACGACTGGATCGGGGGCGAGCAGTTCGACGCGTCCAGCCTGTTCGTGTTCTCGACCCTGGGGTTCCTAGCGGGTGGACTGAGCCACCTGGTCGCCGATATCCTCTCGGCGCCCGATATCTCGACCCCGATCGAACCCCTCTGGCCCGTGGTGTCCGAGCCCGTCGGAATCGACCTGATCTGGTACAACGCCGCGTGGATCAACGTGGGGTTCCTTTCGGTGATGGTGGGGGTCCACATCGTCCTCGCGTCCGTGACCACGCCGGTCGACCACCGGTATCGACTGCGCCCGGGTGAGAGGCGGTGA
- a CDS encoding RNA-guided pseudouridylation complex pseudouridine synthase subunit Cbf5, with amino-acid sequence MTLRDPPDDRSLADRLSFGVVNLDKPAGPSSHQISAWIRDAVDETLSAMDTESIDRAAHAGTLDPKVTGCLPVMLGDATRLAPVFLEGEKEYVAVLECHAPPPTDVESIVGEFEGRIYQKPPRKSAVARRLRVREIHALDVLEVCDRRVLLRVRCESGTYVRKLCHDLGLALGTGAHMGDLRRTATEPFDDRDLVSGTDLQDALAFWREDDDPDPLASIVDPAERILSELPSVTIAPSAAREVATGAPVYAPGVLSTDGVDWASIGDSADGPLVACFTPDGSAICLGRLVGDPDAGSGTVVDLERVLV; translated from the coding sequence ATGACGCTCCGCGATCCCCCGGACGACCGCTCGCTCGCCGACCGACTCAGCTTCGGCGTCGTCAACCTCGACAAACCCGCCGGTCCCTCGTCACACCAGATTAGCGCCTGGATACGCGACGCCGTCGACGAAACGCTCTCCGCGATGGACACCGAGTCGATCGATCGCGCGGCTCACGCGGGCACCCTCGACCCGAAGGTCACGGGCTGTCTCCCCGTGATGCTGGGCGACGCGACCAGGCTCGCGCCGGTCTTTCTCGAAGGGGAAAAGGAGTACGTCGCGGTGCTCGAGTGTCACGCGCCGCCCCCGACCGACGTCGAGTCGATCGTCGGCGAGTTCGAGGGGCGGATCTACCAGAAACCGCCGAGAAAGAGCGCCGTCGCCAGGCGGTTGCGCGTCCGGGAGATCCACGCCCTCGACGTCCTCGAAGTGTGCGATCGCCGGGTCCTCCTCCGCGTCCGCTGCGAGAGCGGGACGTACGTCCGCAAACTCTGTCACGACCTGGGGCTGGCGCTGGGAACCGGCGCGCACATGGGCGACCTCCGCCGGACGGCGACCGAGCCGTTCGACGACCGCGACCTCGTCAGCGGGACCGACCTGCAGGACGCGCTCGCGTTCTGGCGCGAGGACGACGACCCCGACCCGCTGGCGTCGATCGTCGACCCGGCCGAACGGATCCTCTCGGAGCTCCCGTCGGTGACGATCGCACCGAGCGCGGCGCGCGAGGTGGCCACCGGCGCGCCAGTCTACGCCCCGGGCGTGCTGAGCACCGACGGCGTCGACTGGGCGTCGATCGGCGACTCCGCGGACGGTCCGCTCGTCGCCTGTTTCACGCCGGACGGCTCCGCGATCTGTCTCGGCCGCCTCGTCGGCGACCCGGACGCGGGGTCGGGGACGGTGGTCGATCTCGAACGCGTCCTCGTCTGA
- a CDS encoding methyltransferase: protein MSATTPPLQLESRVEGTPDVYRFRTADGVVSPDDFRPSELALAEACWDRVDGHLCCLQANYGVAATLLAPQVEAVTMIETSARAARLCRANARENAVDATVAVTLDPASVLERYEAVVYAPKPYTPNDVGAQLVTAGLDALGPGGEFFLAATKRSGRSRYRAVLESYCDDVERIETIGDVSVLRAVRPPSFEPSCHVDTTVLTPTIRGVDLELVTLPGTFAASALDHGTRLLLETVGPELPANGRILDLCCGYGPIGAYAAAATESDVRFTDDSRLATWCAEQTLERSDVTGTVRTADCLRGVADREFDAVLSNPPTHAGDGVVSSLFAGAADVLTPDGECWFVHHRHLDLSEHARAFDTVDRCTTGSEHVVYRATSRPEW, encoded by the coding sequence ATGAGCGCGACGACCCCGCCCCTCCAGCTGGAATCCCGCGTCGAGGGAACCCCCGACGTCTATCGATTTCGAACCGCGGACGGCGTGGTCTCCCCGGACGACTTCCGGCCCTCGGAACTGGCGCTCGCGGAGGCCTGTTGGGACCGAGTCGATGGCCACCTCTGCTGTCTGCAGGCGAACTATGGTGTCGCGGCAACGCTCCTCGCCCCGCAGGTCGAGGCGGTGACGATGATCGAGACGAGCGCCCGCGCGGCCCGGCTCTGCCGCGCGAACGCGCGCGAAAACGCCGTCGACGCGACGGTCGCGGTCACCCTCGATCCGGCGTCCGTGTTGGAGCGCTACGAGGCGGTCGTCTACGCCCCGAAGCCGTACACCCCGAACGACGTGGGCGCCCAGCTCGTGACGGCCGGTCTCGATGCCCTGGGCCCCGGCGGCGAGTTCTTCCTCGCCGCGACGAAACGGAGCGGCCGATCCCGATACCGGGCCGTCCTCGAATCGTACTGTGACGACGTCGAGCGAATCGAGACGATCGGCGACGTCTCAGTGCTCCGGGCTGTCCGCCCGCCTTCGTTCGAACCGTCGTGCCACGTCGACACGACCGTCCTCACACCGACCATCCGGGGCGTCGACCTCGAACTCGTGACGCTACCGGGTACGTTCGCCGCGTCGGCACTCGACCACGGCACCCGATTGCTCCTCGAGACGGTCGGCCCCGAACTCCCCGCGAACGGTCGAATCCTCGACCTGTGTTGTGGCTACGGCCCGATCGGCGCGTACGCGGCGGCCGCAACCGAGAGCGACGTCCGGTTCACCGACGATTCTCGGCTGGCCACCTGGTGTGCCGAGCAGACGCTGGAACGCTCGGACGTCACCGGAACCGTGCGTACGGCCGATTGCCTTCGCGGGGTCGCCGATCGCGAGTTCGACGCCGTCCTGAGCAACCCGCCGACCCACGCCGGTGACGGCGTCGTCTCGTCGCTGTTCGCTGGTGCGGCCGACGTCCTCACCCCCGACGGCGAGTGCTGGTTCGTCCACCACCGTCACCTGGATCTGAGCGAACACGCGAGAGCGTTCGACACGGTCGATCGGTGCACGACCGGATCGGAACACGTCGTGTACCGGGCCACCTCGCGCCCCGAGTGGTGA
- a CDS encoding DUF106 domain-containing protein: MTRTAEKVNTLLREDEEMEAALESIRERADQNGGEVAWADVSDDLTSGQWGRIIEQGVLVDGDEGFEIADRDALDEALDDERDEPIGGVEIDPEASKWSQWDKLAGVSALLLMLGYWTNAVRNVVGETLNLVLAPLDATLPFYAVILSVALLTGLASALVQSNVMDPERMGKYQKRMQAVQEKRSEAQDALDEAKERDAPEAEIERLENELDRIQEQQMESMAENLGMFKEQGRMMVWSMLFIAPLFLWMYWKLRSSGPQAVSETELQMIMPITGEVSFNQGLLGPMPAWIVWYFLCSMGFSQLLRKAVNINMSPTTD, from the coding sequence ATGACGCGCACGGCGGAGAAAGTGAACACGCTCCTTCGTGAAGACGAGGAGATGGAGGCCGCCCTCGAGTCAATCCGCGAGCGCGCAGACCAGAACGGGGGCGAGGTCGCCTGGGCCGACGTCAGCGACGACCTCACCAGCGGCCAGTGGGGCCGGATCATCGAACAGGGCGTGCTGGTCGACGGCGACGAGGGCTTCGAGATTGCCGACCGGGACGCGCTCGACGAGGCGCTCGACGACGAGCGCGACGAACCGATCGGCGGCGTCGAGATCGATCCGGAGGCCTCGAAGTGGTCGCAGTGGGACAAACTCGCCGGCGTCAGCGCGCTCCTGTTGATGCTCGGCTACTGGACGAACGCCGTGCGAAACGTCGTCGGCGAGACGCTGAACCTCGTGCTCGCGCCGCTCGACGCGACGTTGCCGTTCTACGCCGTCATCCTCTCGGTCGCGCTGTTGACGGGGCTGGCTTCGGCGCTCGTCCAGTCGAACGTGATGGATCCCGAGCGGATGGGCAAGTACCAGAAGCGCATGCAGGCCGTCCAGGAAAAGCGATCCGAGGCTCAGGACGCCCTCGACGAGGCCAAAGAGCGCGACGCGCCCGAGGCGGAGATCGAACGCCTCGAAAACGAACTCGACCGCATCCAGGAGCAGCAGATGGAGTCGATGGCCGAGAACCTCGGGATGTTCAAAGAGCAGGGCCGCATGATGGTCTGGTCGATGCTCTTCATCGCGCCGCTGTTCCTCTGGATGTACTGGAAACTGCGCTCGTCCGGTCCGCAGGCCGTCTCCGAGACGGAGCTGCAGATGATCATGCCGATCACCGGGGAGGTCTCGTTCAACCAGGGGCTCCTGGGTCCGATGCCGGCGTGGATCGTCTGGTACTTCCTCTGCTCGATGGGCTTCTCGCAACTGCTGCGAAAGGCCGTCAACATCAATATGAGCCCGACGACGGACTGA
- a CDS encoding ferritin-like domain-containing protein: protein MTANDTRRNAIPESTTDRTASRRRVLAASAAIGVATVGGSPFVSAAAAHEEDDEHENGGDENPQPPEAVPNEFESDVDILNFARTLEFLEATFYQRGIENIGDDGLTQHFEGWGPIQDRVADRIRVVRNHEVTHAEVLGSTVEALGGEPVPSPEFDFGTAVEDPAEFIATGALLEDVGVSAYAGAAPSIENPDIVPPALSIHSVEARHASFLRELNTEIGFPTAFDEPRSRSEVLELASGFIVE from the coding sequence ATGACAGCCAACGATACTCGCAGGAACGCGATCCCGGAATCGACGACCGACCGAACCGCCTCACGGCGACGAGTGCTTGCGGCCTCCGCAGCAATCGGTGTAGCCACGGTCGGTGGGTCACCGTTCGTCTCGGCCGCCGCGGCCCACGAGGAGGACGATGAGCACGAGAACGGCGGGGACGAGAACCCGCAGCCGCCCGAGGCCGTCCCCAACGAGTTCGAGAGCGACGTCGACATTCTCAACTTCGCTCGAACCCTCGAGTTCCTCGAGGCGACGTTCTACCAGCGGGGGATCGAAAACATCGGCGACGACGGACTGACACAGCACTTCGAGGGATGGGGACCGATACAGGACCGGGTCGCAGATCGCATCCGCGTCGTTCGAAATCACGAGGTCACGCACGCCGAAGTGCTCGGTTCGACCGTCGAAGCCCTCGGCGGCGAGCCGGTTCCGAGCCCGGAGTTCGACTTCGGCACGGCCGTCGAGGATCCGGCGGAGTTCATCGCGACCGGCGCGCTGCTCGAGGACGTCGGCGTCTCGGCCTACGCCGGTGCGGCGCCGTCGATCGAGAACCCCGATATCGTCCCACCCGCGCTCAGCATTCACAGCGTCGAGGCGCGACACGCTTCCTTCCTCCGAGAGCTGAACACCGAGATCGGCTTCCCGACAGCATTCGACGAGCCGCGCTCTCGTTCGGAGGTGCTCGAACTCGCGAGCGGATTCATCGTCGAATAG
- the cmk gene encoding (d)CMP kinase, with translation MLLTVSGPPGSGKSTTAALLAEHFGLDHVSGGDIFRELADERGYTPLEFNKLAEENDEIDRDLDRRLREVAIERDDLVLESRLAGWLAGEHADFRFWLDAPAHVRGERIAEREAKDPTDATEETRAREASEAQRYREYYGIDIEDLKLYDLSVNTARWEPDAVLDMLVTAVEEYDADGDDGKVPVELDIAL, from the coding sequence ATGTTACTCACCGTCTCCGGCCCACCCGGGAGCGGAAAGAGCACCACCGCGGCCCTGCTGGCCGAGCACTTCGGCCTCGACCACGTCAGCGGCGGTGACATCTTCCGGGAACTCGCGGACGAGCGCGGCTACACACCGCTGGAGTTCAACAAGCTCGCCGAGGAGAACGACGAGATCGACCGCGATCTCGACCGGCGCCTGCGCGAGGTGGCGATCGAACGCGACGACCTCGTCCTCGAATCCCGCCTGGCCGGCTGGCTCGCCGGCGAGCACGCGGACTTTCGCTTCTGGCTCGACGCTCCGGCCCACGTCCGCGGCGAGCGCATCGCCGAGCGCGAGGCGAAGGATCCGACGGACGCGACCGAGGAGACGCGCGCTCGCGAGGCCAGCGAAGCCCAGCGCTACCGGGAGTACTACGGCATCGACATCGAGGACCTCAAGCTCTACGACCTCTCGGTGAACACGGCCCGCTGGGAGCCCGACGCCGTCCTCGACATGCTCGTCACCGCCGTCGAGGAGTACGACGCCGACGGCGACGACGGAAAGGTCCCCGTCGAGCTCGACATCGCGCTGTGA
- a CDS encoding NAD-dependent epimerase/dehydratase family protein, which yields MNVFVAGATGVLGRRLVPEFVDRGHDVVGLVRDEAGAESVRDRGGTPRRGDVLDRDSLRSAVDADTDAVIHAATAIPTKTKPSAADWERNDRIRVEGTRHLWDAARMADVDRFVLQSVVWVARQPDGTAFDEDSPSYPDRTTESALTAERFVLSAADDSAVEPCILRGGWFYAPDADHTRQLGEGLLSGRMPIVGGGLLGRRDARLSVVHADDAATAYVEAAEHELTSRYHVVDDQPVTFAHFLRTLADRLDAAGPRRVPGWLARFVVGQDTVRLLTNSMPTGADRLYAETDWEPAYPTCEDGIDAVVETWLDDGTIVETDDGYEWVG from the coding sequence ATGAACGTCTTCGTCGCCGGCGCGACCGGGGTCCTCGGCCGACGACTGGTACCCGAGTTCGTCGATCGCGGTCACGACGTCGTCGGCCTCGTCCGGGACGAGGCAGGCGCCGAATCGGTTCGGGATCGCGGTGGAACGCCCCGCCGCGGCGACGTCCTCGATCGCGACTCGCTCCGGTCGGCGGTCGACGCCGACACCGACGCGGTGATCCACGCCGCGACGGCGATCCCGACGAAGACGAAGCCTTCGGCGGCCGACTGGGAGCGAAACGACCGGATCCGTGTCGAGGGAACGCGACACCTCTGGGACGCGGCCCGGATGGCCGACGTCGATCGGTTCGTTCTCCAGAGCGTCGTCTGGGTGGCGCGACAGCCCGACGGCACCGCGTTCGACGAGGACTCTCCGTCCTACCCGGATCGAACCACCGAGTCGGCGCTGACAGCGGAGCGGTTCGTCCTGTCAGCCGCGGACGATTCGGCCGTCGAGCCTTGCATCCTCCGCGGCGGCTGGTTCTACGCTCCGGACGCCGACCACACTCGACAGCTCGGTGAGGGGCTGCTTTCCGGTCGCATGCCGATCGTCGGCGGCGGGTTGTTGGGCCGGCGGGATGCTCGGCTGTCAGTCGTCCACGCTGACGACGCAGCTACGGCCTACGTCGAGGCGGCCGAGCACGAACTGACGAGCCGGTACCACGTCGTCGACGACCAACCGGTCACGTTCGCGCACTTCCTTCGGACGCTCGCCGACCGGCTCGACGCCGCTGGCCCTCGTCGGGTTCCCGGTTGGCTCGCACGCTTCGTCGTGGGTCAGGACACCGTCCGGCTCCTGACGAACTCCATGCCGACCGGTGCGGACCGTCTCTACGCGGAGACGGACTGGGAGCCGGCGTACCCGACCTGCGAGGACGGGATCGACGCCGTCGTCGAGACCTGGCTGGACGACGGCACGATCGTCGAGACCGACGACGGTTACGAGTGGGTCGGGTGA